The genomic DNA CGCCAATAATGAGGCGGTCGCCAGGCTGCGCCGTCGGAAAGGGCGCGAGGAAAAACCTTTTGCCCTTATGCTCCCTTCTCTCGAATCGGCTCGGCTGCTTTGCCAGATTTCGGATGATGAAGCGCGCCTTATCAGTTCTCCCGAGGCGCCTATTGTCCTTCTGAGAAGAAAGCATTCCGATCGGTTCCCCCTTTCGGAGCTGGTGGCTCCGGATAATCGCCAACTCGGTTTGTTGCTCCCCTATACCCCTCTTCATCATCTCTTAATGCGAGCGCTGGGACGCCCGGTCGTTGCCACCAGCGGCAATATATCCGATGAATCTATCTGCATCAGTAATCAAGAGGCGTTCGCCCGCTTGAGCGGCATCGCCGATTACTTTCTGGTGCACAACCGTGATATTGTCAGGCCGGTCGATGATTCTGTGGTGCGCCATATCGCAGGGCGAGAGATGATTATTCGCCGGGCGCGCGGATATGCCCCCCTTCCGGTCTATCTTAAAGATTCCCTGGGTAACCGTCTTGCAGTCGGCGCCCACCTCAAAAACAGCATTGCCGTTTCTTCAGGCAAGCAGGTCTTCATCAGCCAGCATATCGGAGACCTGGAATCGGCTTTGACCGCCGTCACATTTGAGAATACAATTCGCGACATAAGCGGCATTTATGATGTAACACCGGACGAAACCATCTGCGACCTCCATCCCGATTATTTGTCATCAAAATATGCCGCTCGAACAACAAGCAATCTTCGCCATGTTCAGCATCATCATGCCCATATCTTCTCCTGCATGGCGGAGAACGAGATTACCCCGCCCCTGCTTGGCGTCGTCTGGGATGGCACCGGATTGGGATTCGATAATCAGATTTGGGGCGGCGAACTTTTTGTCGTCGGTATAAATACTATACGAAGAGCCGCTCATTTCCGCCCATTTCGGCTGCCAGGTGGGGACAAGGCAATCAAAGAACCACGGCGCTCCGCGTTCAGCTTACTCTATCAGACATTTGGGGAGAATACCGCTCAATTCTATCATCTACCCTGCTTCAAAAGCTTTCGCGCCGAAGAACTGCGGGTGCTGGCTGACCTCTGTCGCTCCGGTCTTAACAGCCCCTGGACCACCAGTGCCGGGAGAGTATTCGACGCCGTTTCCTCGCTGCTTGATCTTTCCCATTTCAACAATTTTGAAGGTCAGGCGGCGCTGAAATTGGAACAGTCAATAGACTTGTCATCAGAAATCACTCCCTACAAGATTGATATAGTCCAGCAGGAAGACAGGTTTATTCTTGACTGGGAGCCAATGATACGGTCTATAATGAAAGACCTTGGGCAACGGCGCGAAACCGGAACAATTGCGGCGGCGTTTCATAATGCCCTCATAGATGCAATCGTTGCTCTATGCCGGACTCTGAACATTTCCAGAGTTGCGCTGAGTGGCGGTTGCTTCCAGAATTCGTATCTTCTCGATAGAACTATTTCAAGCCTGCGGCA from Candidatus Zixiibacteriota bacterium includes the following:
- the hypF gene encoding carbamoyltransferase HypF, translated to MSPSETKSITGQSLSSPELKRIRVLIRGAVQGVGFRPFVFRLAKELGLRGWVSNDAAGVTIEVEADSKSLDKFLSLLESLPPPRSHISSLEFSCLAAVGYDEFRIRESNGAGARSALVMADIATCPDCLQEIFDPANRRYHYPFTNCTNCGPRYTIITALPYDRDNTSMRPFVMCPECRQEYENPEDRRFHAQPNACPVCGPKLQLLDSAARTITSTGEPLIAAAELIKNGEILAIKGLGGFHLIVDAANNEAVARLRRRKGREEKPFALMLPSLESARLLCQISDDEARLISSPEAPIVLLRRKHSDRFPLSELVAPDNRQLGLLLPYTPLHHLLMRALGRPVVATSGNISDESICISNQEAFARLSGIADYFLVHNRDIVRPVDDSVVRHIAGREMIIRRARGYAPLPVYLKDSLGNRLAVGAHLKNSIAVSSGKQVFISQHIGDLESALTAVTFENTIRDISGIYDVTPDETICDLHPDYLSSKYAARTTSNLRHVQHHHAHIFSCMAENEITPPLLGVVWDGTGLGFDNQIWGGELFVVGINTIRRAAHFRPFRLPGGDKAIKEPRRSAFSLLYQTFGENTAQFYHLPCFKSFRAEELRVLADLCRSGLNSPWTTSAGRVFDAVSSLLDLSHFNNFEGQAALKLEQSIDLSSEITPYKIDIVQQEDRFILDWEPMIRSIMKDLGQRRETGTIAAAFHNALIDAIVALCRTLNISRVALSGGCFQNSYLLDRTISSLRQARFEPFWHRHVPTNDGGIALGQIFAAAGNFKWEP